TCCAGCAGGAGATGGCGAGCACCCACAGAGCCACCGACAGCTTGGCGAGACGCAGAGCCTTCTGGTCAGTGCAGCTGAGATTAGGGAAAGATTTGTGGTGATTCAAAAAGCAAAGCTGCATGCTTCAAGatctacaaaaaaaagtttaaataaattaccATCTCATCTCCACAGCTAAGGTGTACAAAAGGTGGACACCAAAACAGTTCAAGGCGTAGGCGTTTGCTGTGGGTTTGACAAACGATGATATAGTGGTGAGGACGGTGATCAGAAGGACGAGTCGGGAAAATGTAGACCTGTGGTTGGGGAGTCAGAGGAGAAGCCTTaagcaaacatgcagaaatGTTCGATTCAAATTCACGTGACGCTCAACggaagaaagaaaagcataaagaaaaacaaagcttcaACAAGGGAGAATAAAGACTCTTTCCTGTGGCTGCAACCATATAACTCcgaatgtataatttttcatACAAGTATTTCTGAGACCTCTACCTCGTCAACAAAGTCAGTATATatacaaatgcagaaaacatgaggaaaatatAGTCACTTACAAAGCAAATCTGAAAGCCTgacgttttctttttcatttttaaagcaaccaaaaagatgttatcttttaaaaatgttaaatttcctTTCAAATATCTGTATCAGGCTTTAATTAATCGTCTAAAACATTAACACCTCTCGCATAAGAGACCCTGTTGTTTTGATAACTGGAAAGGTCCTTCTAGGAGTTATTTATGTACTCATAATTATTACATCATTCTTTTTGTGGTTAAATATTTACACAGACTCAGTGGTGCTGTTCTTACAGCGCTTTTCTGACACAATAAGGTGAAAACTGCAGTATTCAGTGTTCAGGACAGCAGTGTCCAAACGATTTGAACCAGGGGCGCCAAAATCACCAAGTTGAAAGTACTCAGGAGAtataattccttttttttttaaataaataagaaaatgctaaataaattgaGTGTGAATCATTTTCTtctcagcaaaaaataaaacatttgtccaagctttgcataaataaataggaaaTTAGACCTACAAtcattttttttgcttcagatGTCTccctcaataaaataaaattttgggTTGACTGTTTTCTATTTTGCTAATCTCTAAAATGTTTAGATGTTTAGTCTGTTCCCAGTAACAAAAGCAACAACGTTctgtaaaaatgaaatgaaaacaaggcCACTAGAAGaacttttgtttgtgttgtgccTCCCATCTTATAGTCAAGGATATTTAAACTTGTCACTGAAAGTTTTATcctaaaaaccaacaaaaagggTTTAATCTGTAACAGCTCCATTTGCAGGAGGACCAAATTTGTATAATTCTTGAAATGCGGTCAGGCACCACACAAGGACACCCCTGCTTAGAGTAATGAGTCCTGCTGTGTGGCCGCCTCCTCGGCCTTatttaggtgtgtgtgtgtgttttgataaTTAGTAGCGGACCTTGCGTGAACTCGTTGGAGGGTAGGGCAGCGATGTGTCGCCAGGTTTGCTTGTACAAAACtaaatgtaatattctgagttctgttatggtttgttagtgttagttttccttctctttcctgtcttttgttatctggctgttttgagttctgtctagtctggtttcttgtttagattagtgtttactgttgtagtttattctgttatgtcttcagaagtttcttagttttggttttttttttttttatttgttcttgttttgagcctcggcactgatgtctggtctaattacttactctgcacacctgcctaactccacccctgctgcaatcacctctcaccggtttcacctgattccaccttcatataaactgctgagaccagacatcagtgccaggtcgtcttgttgagtttgGGTGAGTCTCCGCCTGCAAATTCTGtatgttggtttgctttttgaccccttttcgtccagaaacctgagccattctgtccggtatgttcctgccttgtctgccctgctcgtttgtttattttttgtgtcatctttttgttttgacagcCAGTTTGGATTTGTCCCCTGTTCTTTtgattttgtgattaaaaagcttcttttaaaagaaacctctgctggtctggctgaattctgggtcctttccctctgatcattacactAAACTTACCTGTCTTTGATGAAAGAGGGAAACAGTTTACGAGGAAACCAAACTGCATATCCCACAGCTAGCACCCACAAGATGGAGAGCTCATCCAACATTTGGCCGACAAAGCTGAGGGTCATGTGGAAGTACGCCGAGAAAAGTCCTGCCGATCATAGAAGAACAAGCTCTGTTAGTGGAAAAATGCCACGACAAGATGTACCAACAGTTTGTTTGAAAGATGAATATATTAGAACAGACAATGTGGGGGTTACTGAGGTTCATACAGTAAAACTCTAAGATTTACTGGTTGAGTTGTACAACTGTATTggtaacaataaataaatggattgaCTAtgatacatcaaaatgtaggatTACACTTGGGTTAGTATAAAAAACATGACCATcacaaagtcttaaaatagGTCCCAAAGCCAACTCTATTATAGATATTATGTACTCAATTGAACCTCTTGTAGATTTACATTAAAGTTTTAATAATTACCCCAACAATCTGAAAACTGCTGTAGTAAAAACAAAGACGGATACTTTTTTCCTTACTTAAACTTAATTTTTACTGGTCTTAGTACAGTTAGCATATTACAATCGACCCAGGTTCTCAGCATTGCTAGCAAACCTGTTTGCAGGTCtgtacaaaaaaagcaaaaacacaactaaaatcaattttaagttatttttaaaaagtctaaaTATTAAATAAGAGTGGGataacacagattttttttgtttttaagaaaaatagttACATTTAATCTGTATACGTTTATTTAGTGGGGAACCGGGGAAGCCCCACCCCCCtagattatttaatttattttccctGGCACCACAATTAGAGGTCATTCAactaattatcaaaaaaaaaagaaaaaagaaactgaaggATTTTGTATCATTAatgtcttcagttttttttttaactgaaaaaatttaattagcacgatttcctgtttctcctgagtACTACTAAGATGTGATTCCTCTTAGCCTCTCTTCAAAATGAGAAAGATAGGAGTGCATGTCATTCAAGTTAAACAGATGTTTGCTGATGTTTTCAGGTAGGGAAATGCCTACAACAAGAAGAGCTACACACCTAAACCTGCTCATATTAATGGCCAGAgcaacattaaaaaagtttagACAAGTCTCACTGGGACTGACGAGGCTGGAAGGAGACCTAAGTTTATCTTGGCACCGTGCACGATGAGAAGGATGGTAAAAAACTTCCAAGGTTCACTGCATTCCAGATCAGCATCTTAAGTCCATATCAGATGGTagacccactgagctatataatacactggagtgctgattttgccgaaaaactgaagtcactggccgccaacttgctactccctactctcacagaatcccataggatttggttgtaacaacaagcagttttctggctgtgtgaaaacgtttcacaggtaattctaccgtcagtggatgtactaacactatcaactactaggaaattaggtgctgagtattttacatattattcatattaaatatatatatatatatatatatatatatatatatatatatatatataagtatgtgtatatgtatatatgtaaatatatgtatacacatatgtaaatatatgtttttgtatattgttatttatatatttataaatgttaaacatatatataataatgaataaaatgcaaaatatttcagcacataactttctcagtacttgatagttttagaacataacataaaagtatatgacatttaacattttagaagttttaagccccccttgaacatgagaaaatcctcgttattcgatgctgtagcacacatattccctagttactggggggaaatagggagtaccaatatggcggctggtggcttcaaagcgactcgttctaacagacggtgattagcactccagtgtataatatagctcagtgggtagaCCCCATGTACAACTACGTAATTGTCTGGAAACCTGCCaggaaaaaagtaatttctgCTCTACCATCACAAAGAAGCAAATattataaaatgattaaaaggatTTTTACTTAAATGTGTCCTCTGGTGAGATGGGACTAGCACCTTATTGAAATAACAACTCAGAGGAGTAATACACCTTCCAGCCCTTATTGAAACACACCGTGAAGGTCATCAAACATGTTATAATGGTCTAGCTTCATGTTGGCAGTAAAATACCTTAATGCTACACCTTTTTGCTGtgcttatatttttattttgctgctaCAAATAAGAGTGATGCGATGGCTCAGTGCAATCAATATACATAAAATGGACTTGCCTACAAAGATCATCATGATCCAGACCATGTGGATGGCCAGGCTCTTCGTTTTGGCGTAGGGATGCAGCAGGTAGAGCATGATGGGTGaaatgatgaagaaaaaaaagctgctgacCTGCAGGGAAAACGGCAAATTAAAGGATGgctttaaacatcttaaaactgtaaaaacgaGTCGTTCTTGCACGATCCGCTGCCTCAGGAGTTTACCGTGTTGAAATACTCCACGACATGTTCCGAGTATCTATAGTTGTCTTCACACCAGTCAAGCTCTGAGCTCTCGTAGGCGAAAACGTTGGCCATCTTTTCAGTCGAATAGAAGCCTGAGAGGCAGCGAGAAGAaagtaaacataaataaaaaaaaaacagccatcaGGCGGAGCACACCTGACCCTGTGCACATTCAAATAAAGCTGTGCAGGCCACCTCCGTCCCAACAGACcatttaaatgtggtttatgaaaatctgtttccacTCCCTCTGTGAGCTGATTTTATATCTCATTAATGGTTTTAAGTCATTAGACCTGAGAGAATAAATTTGTAGGATCcaacaaaatccttttttttttc
The Fundulus heteroclitus isolate FHET01 chromosome 9, MU-UCD_Fhet_4.1, whole genome shotgun sequence genome window above contains:
- the acer1 gene encoding alkaline ceramidase 1; the encoded protein is MGGFYSTEKMANVFAYESSELDWCEDNYRYSEHVVEYFNTVSSFFFFIISPIMLYLLHPYAKTKSLAIHMVWIMMIFVGLFSAYFHMTLSFVGQMLDELSILWVLAVGYAVWFPRKLFPSFIKDRSTFSRLVLLITVLTTISSFVKPTANAYALNCFGVHLLYTLAVEMRCCTDQKALRLAKLSVALWVLAISCWISDRLCCSFWQRLNFCYLHGIWHILIVMAVAYANTLIAYLDAINEIPYLLHGLEYWPCDKWAIGLPHIVLSSSPKTQKQC